In Mus musculus strain C57BL/6J chromosome 1, GRCm38.p6 C57BL/6J, a single genomic region encodes these proteins:
- the Spp2 gene encoding secreted phosphoprotein 24 precursor has translation MEQAMLKTLALLVLGMHYWCATGFPVYDYDPSSLQEALSASVAKVNSQSLSPYLFRATRSSLKRVNVLDEDTLVMNLEFSVQETTCLRDSGDPSTCAFQRGYSVPTAACRSTVQMSKGQVKDVWAHCRWASSSESNSSEEMMFGDMARSHRRRNDYLLGFLSDESRSEQFRDRSLEIMRRGQPPAHRRFLNLHRRARVNSGFE, from the exons ATGGAGCAGGCAATGCTGAAGACGCTGGCTTTGTTGGTGCTGGGCATGCACTACTGGTGTGCCACAG GTTTCCCGGTGTACGACTACGACCCTTCCTCTCTGCAGGAAGCTCTCAGTGCCTCAGTGGCAAAGGTGAACTCGCAGTCCCTGAGTCCTTACCTGTTTCGGGCGACCCGGAGCTCCTTGAAGAGA GTCAACGTCCTGGATGAAGACACATTGGTCATGAACTTAGAGTTCAGTGTTCAGGAAACCACATGCCTGAGAGATTCTGGTGATCCCTCCACCTGTGCCTTCCAAAGGGGCTACTCTGTG CCAACAGCTGCTTGCAGGAGCACTGTGCAGATGTCCAAGGGACAGGTAAAGGATGTGTGGGCTCACTGCCGCTGGGCGTCCTCATCTGAGTCCAACAGCAGTGAGGAG ATGATGTTTGGGGACATGGCAAGATCCCACAGACGAAGAAATGATTATCTACTTG GTTTTCTTTCTGATGAATCCAGAAGTGAACAATTCCGTGACCGGTCACTTG AAATCATGAGGAGGGGACAGCCTCCCGCCCATAGAAGGTTCCTGAACCTCCATCGCAGAGCAAGAGTAAATTCTGGCTTTGAGTGA